A single Hemiscyllium ocellatum isolate sHemOce1 chromosome X, sHemOce1.pat.X.cur, whole genome shotgun sequence DNA region contains:
- the LOC132805685 gene encoding transcriptional activator GLI3-like: MPANSLCHSGHHLDSASVPHTMHGPARSEGPVFSDVSLLSMAPPLNQARGTQPGFSGMQQLQSQVPDPGQCHSNTVPRGLASTEGFGSRFSSPRNMLKVNRKWTSSISPLSDNSLDLHTMIRTSPNSLVAFINNSHCSSTTNGSYGHLSVTGISPTCGFPHPLTPCSKHQQFPIQPKGPATTFGSSQSSVPCSSQQPSGVTLLTHSQPLQLSKPFQAEPSISSSLDPINARYLEERSEGDVSSPASTGTQDLLLGREDGDKDDGKQEPAIYETNCHWEGCSKEFDAQDQLVHHINNEHIHGERKEFVCHWQECSREQRPFKAQYMLVVHMRRHTGEKPHKCTFESCSKAYSRLENLKTHLRSHTGEKPYICEHEGCNKAFSNASDRAKHQNRTHSNEKPYICKIPYCTKRYTDPSSLRKHVKTVHGPEAHITKKQRGDINARPSAAQDGARPLPGQDGDAPHDEGNYAANKDFLQHTFMVPDTTMTFESSPGGHSPSSSESSLPGSANNNDSGVEMNANGGGSSEDLTNVEDTASVDSTARMPDARLRRNVTALQRLANLKIGKLRQSRKGTAAARGLKLPSIQGSGSLGQSSVSELSTLPCHRIVNTAGGWSPLLERRGSTNSTISSAYTVSRRSSVVTPYLPSRRSSDSSLLGGHANDGASSVGYPPTSPDALQRYGEMAPSATCPALPNLSPVQLYHLKTKYAAATGGPPPTPLVTVEHTGINARPTHARDHTNLALFPPDGLECPNSGGGGSCGYGAGVLKAPEIPGISKPMVETQLVPKVPRLHNLHHMHPVARRHCQLQHSSGSTSNLCGHIHSPRPPSITENVAMETFAMDTSHPASLGLPDDMALYSNYPEANMAPLNHLYPNQAPRSHSDMDFPSRNLSANSNGNLEATQSSFNQGLMARNSSLQPYNGRQCPMNQYDTPFPNQECLEANNMPIQWNEVSTGSMDIAEIPNTRSVQQNLSHPNPCLRQVHLNPQSSQTPMMLSQDHLDMPLNPQDVLTAHQRMPTEYQQPMKPTLPFQQSALMLNPYQNPKQLFAAQVNYNQSRHALPSPHGASQEQTANLRHPDSAAALGIRQLCPPLEEDRWTGAHTPMLQVKEMMVRNYIQSQQALMWGQPAKGASAETPMPVNMDRSDISLCPTMHSSSPNSCQTQSPPHMALRYTNCQSQPNLLSPPTAVQGKMSDSAGAPCFSPRMVPHPPAAQKLRGRQHSLQPPQQLQYPLAPSHTNPAHKAAAPTNPAQPSCLAPGACRQGQLQGGHLFFSDLKQHGKSQMGNPVPMHLPPSDCTLQPQAMMPSMEPNLMSSTLDSLDLANTQIDFGAILDEGQQPSLVPDSLSPNIVHNPSQASSCLMAPWNTLTLQTGRSNMAVADMNSMLTTLAGESKFLNTLSE; encoded by the exons GGTTCGGTTCCCGATTCTCAAGCCCCCGGAACATGCTGAAGGTGAACAGAAAGTGGACCTCTTCCATCTCGCCCCTCTCCGACAACAGCCTCGATCTTCACACCATGATCAGGACATCGCCTAACTCTCTCGTGGCCTTTATCAATAACTCTCACTGCAGCTCAACAACCAATGGGTCGTATGGCCACTTATCTGTCACAGGCATCAG CCCGACGTGTGGATTTCCTCATCCTCTGACACCGTGCTCCAAGCACCAGCAGTTCCCCATTCAGCCAAAGGGCCCGGCCACCACATTTGGGAGCAGCCAATCCTCAGTGCCTTGCAGTTCCCAGCAGCCCAGTGGAGTCACGCTCCTGACACACTCACAACCGCTCCAGCTTTCCAAACCCTTCCAG GCTGAGCCATCAATCAGCAGCTCACTGGACCCCATCAATGCCAGGTATCTGGAAGAGAGATCAGAAGGAGATGTGTCCAGCCCTGCTTCGACAGGCACACAG GATCTTTTATTGGGAAGAGAGGATGGAGATAAGGATGATGGGAAACAAGAGCCAGCCATCTATGAGACAAACTGTCACTGGGAAGGGTGCAGTAAAGAGTTCGATGCTCAAGATCAACTTGTGCAC CATATCAACAATGAGCACATTCATGGAGAGAGGAAGGAGTTTGTCTGCCATTGGCAAGAGTGTTCGAGGGAGCAGAGACCGTTTAAGGCCCAGTACATGCTTGTGGTTCACATGAGGCGGCACACAGGAGAGAAGCCACATAAATGTACT TTTGAAAGTTGCAGCAAAGCTTACTCCAGGCTAGAGAACTTGAAAACCCACCTGCGGtctcacactggagagaaaccgTACATCTGTGAGCATGAAGGCTGCAATAAGGCGTTCTCGAATGCTTCCGATCGTGCCAAGCACCAAAACAGGACCCATTCCAATGAG AAACCGTATATCTGTAAGATTCCATACTGCACCAAACGGTACACTGATCCCAGCTCACTCCGAAAGCATGTGAAGACTGTACATGGACCTGAGGCACACATAACGAAGAAGCAGCGTGGGGACATCAACGCCAGGCCATCCGCAGCGCAAGATGGAGCGAGACCATTGCCAGGACAGGATGGAGATGCTCCCCATGATGAAGGCAACTACGCTGCCAATAAAGACTTCCTGCAGCACACATTCATGGTGCCCGACACGACCATG ACCTTCGAGAGTAGCCCTGGAGGCCACTCGCCCAGCAGCAGTGAAAGCTCTCTGCCAGGAAGTGCCAACAACAATGACAGTGGTGTGGAGATGAATGCCAACGGTGGGGGCAGCTCTGAGGATCTGACCAACGTCGAAGACACTGCCTCGGTAGACTCCACGGCCCGGATGCCTGATGCCAGGCTGAGGAGGAATGTCACGGCACTCCAGCGACTGGCCAACCTGAAAATCGGGAAACTGAGGCAAAGTCGGAAAGGCACAGCTGCAGCGCGAGGGCTGAAGCTCCCCTCCATACAAGGCAGCG GTTCACTCGGACAAAGCTCTGTGAGTGAGCTCTCCACTCTGCCTTGTCACCGGATCGTGAACACAGCAGGGGGCTGGAGCCCCCTGCTGGAGCGGCGAGGTAGcaccaacagcaccatcagctccGCCTACACCGTCAGCCGCCGCTCATCGGTTGTAACTCCTTACCTGCCCAGTCGACGGTCCAGCGATAGCTCCCTGCTTGGGGGCCATGCTAATGACGGTGCATCCTCCGTGGGCTACCCTCCCACCTCTCCTGATGCCTTGCAGAGATATGGCGAGATGGCACCATCTGCCACCTGCCCAGCCCTGCCCAACCTCTCGCCAGTGCAGCTATACCACCTCAAAACCAAGTATGCCGCTGCCACTGGTGGCCCACCACCCACTCCATTAGTGACTGTGGAACACACGGGCATCAACGCCAGGCCCACACACGCCAGGGATCACACCAACCTTGCCCTGTTCCCACCTGATGGGCTGGAGTGCCCGAACAGTGGGGGAGGAGGCTCCTGTGGCTACGGGGCAGGGGTGCTGAAAGCCCCTGAGATCCCTGGCATCAGTAAACCCATGGTTGAGACCCAGTTGGTGCCCAAAGTGCCACGGCTCCACAATCTCCACCACATGCATCCAGTTGCAAGGCGGCACTGCCAACTGCAGCATTCTTCAGGTTCCACCTCCAACCTCTGTGGGCACATCCATTCGCCTCGGCCACCCAGCATTACTGAAAATGTCGCCATGGAGACCTTCGCTATGGATACATCCCATCCAGCCAGCCTGGGGTTACCTGATGACATGGCACTCTATAGTAACTATCCAGAGGCTAACATGGCTCCCTTAAATCACCTTTACCCCAACCAAGCGCCCAGGTCTCACAGCGACATGGATTTTCCCAGCCGGAATCTCTCCGCTAACTCCAACGGAAATCTGGAAGCCACACAGAGCTCTTTCAACCAGGGCTTAATGGCCAGAAACTCATCACTCCAACCCTACAATGGCCGTCAGTGTCCAATGAATCAATACGACACACCATTCCCGAACCAGGAATGTTTGGAGGCAAACAACATGCCCATCCAGTGGAATGAGGTAAGCACAGGAAGTATGGATATTGCTGAGATTCCTAACACCCGCAGTGTCCAGCAAAACCTTTCCCATCCCAATCCGTGCCTGAGGCAGGTCCACCTGAACCCACAGTCATCCCAAACCCCCATGATGCTCAGCCAGGATCATTTGGACATGCCCCTGAATCCCCAGGATGTGTTGACTGCACACCAGAGGATGCCCACTGAGTATCAGCAGCCAATGAAACCTACCTTGCCATTCCAGCAGTCAGCGCTAATGTTAAACCCGTACCAAAACCCAAAGCAGCTGTTTGCAGCCCAAGTGAACTACAATCAGTCCAGACATGCACTGCCCAGTCCACATGGCGCGAGCCAGGAACAGACTGCCAACTTGCGCCATCCAGACTCTGCTGCAGCCTTGGGCATCAGGCAGCTCTGCCCCCCGTTGGAGGAAGACAGATGGACTGGGGCCCACACACCAATGCTACAAGTGAAGGAGATGATGGTGAGGAACTACATCCAGTCCCAGCAAGCCCTCATGTGGGGCCAACCGGCAAAGGGTGCCAGTGCGGAAACACCAATGCCCGTCAATATGGACAGGTCAGACATCAGTCTATGCCCAACTATGCACAGCTCTTCTCCAAACAGCTGCCAAACTCAAAGTCCACCACACATGGCTTTAAGGTACACCAATTGCCAAAGCCAGCCGAATTTGTTAAGTCCTCCAACTGCAGTCCAAGGAAAGATGTCAGACAGTGCGGGAGCTCCGTGTTTCAGTCCAAGGATGGTGCCTCACCCTCCTGCAGCACAGAAGCTCCGAGGCAGACAGCACAGCCTTCAGCCCCCACAGCAGCTCCAGTACCCGCTCGCTCCAAGCCATACGAACCCTGCTCACAAAGCAGCCGCTCCCACCAACCCAGCTCAGCCAAGCTGCCTGGCTCCAGGAGCTTGTCGCCAAGGGCAGTTGCAAGGTGGTCACTTGTTCTTCTCCGACCTCAAGCAACACGGGAAGTCTCAAATGGGCAACCCTGTGCCAATGCATTTGCCACCAAGCGACTGTACCCTCCAGCCACAGGCGATGATGCCCAGCATGGAACCCAACCTAATGTCGAGTACCCTCGACTCTTTGGACCTGGCGAATACGCAGATCGATTTTGGAGCAATTTTGGATGAGGGACAGCAGCCTTCCTTGGTACCAGACTCTTTAAGTCCCAACATTGTCCACAACCCCTCTCAAGCATCCTCTTGTCTTATGGCTCCCTGGAACACGCTGACATTGCAAACAGGAAGGTCCAACATGGCAGTCGCTGACATGAATTCCATGCTGACAACCTTGGCAGGAGAAAGCAAGTTCCTCAACACCCTCTCGGAGTGA